The DNA region CGCGCTGGCGGGCTTCCTGCGCGCCGCCATCGCCACCATCGAGGCGCGGACCGGCAAGGTGCTGCTGACGCGGCAGTTCCGGCTGCGGCTGGAGGAGTGGCGCGACCCGGAGGGCCAGCCCTTGCCGCTGGCGCCGGTCGGCAGCGTCGAGCGGGTCGAGATCACCGATGCGGCCGGCGTCGTCGTGCCGGTCGAGGGGGGCTGGCGGCTGGTGCAGGACACGCAGCGGCCGATGCTGCTGCCGGTCGGAGCATGGCTGCCGACCGTCCCGAGCGGCGGCTTCGTGACGGTGACCTTTTCGGCCGGGTTCGGACCCTGGTGGGACTCGGTGCCGGCGGACCTGGCGCAGGCGGTGCTGATGCTCGCCGCGCGCTATCACGAGGATCGCAGCTTCGAGGGCAGCCAGGGCGCGATGCCTTTCGGCGTCAGCGCGCTGATCGAGCGCTGGCGCTCGGTGCGGGTGCTGGGAGGGCGCGGTGGTTCGCGCGGCCGGGCATGAGCGCGCCGCGGCTGACGGTGCCGCTGGTGGTCGAGACGCCGGTGCGCGAGCCGGACGGGATGGGCGGGTTCCGGCTGGCCTGGCAGGATGTCGGGCAGCTTTGGGCCGAGATGCGGTCGGGCGCGGGGGCCGAGCGTTTCGCCGAGGTGGGGGCGCAGAGCGTCGTCGCCTGGCGGATCACCGTCAGGGCGGCGCCTGCCGGCGACGCGCGGCGCCCGCGCCCGGAGCAGAGGTTCCGCATGGGCGAGGGGGCCGCAGCGCGGCGCTTTCGCATCGAGGCGGTGGCCGAGGCGGATACCTTGGGCCGCTGGCTGGTCTGCGTCGCGAAAGAGGAGTCCCTGGCATGAGCTATGCAGCGACAGCCGCGCTTCAGGCGGCGGTCTATGAGGCCCTGCGCGGCAGCACACCGCTGCACGACCTGGTCGGCGACGCGATCTATGACGCAATGCCGGTCGCGGCGCCCACCGGCACCTATGTCGCGCTGGGCCCCGAGGAGGTCCGCGACGCCGGCGACATGACGGCGGCGGGGGCGAACCATGATTTCGTGGTCTCGGTCCTGTCGGGATCGGACGAGGCGAGCGGCTTCGGCTCGATCAAGGCGGCGGCGGTCGCGGTCTCGGATGCGCTGGAGGCGGCAGAGATCGGGCTGAGCCGCGGGCATCTGGTGGCGCTGTGGTTCCTGCGCGCCCGCGCGCGGCGGGCCGAGAATGGCGCGGGGCGGCGGGTCGACCTGACCTTTCGCGCGCGCATTGACCTGGGTTGAGGAGAGACGGACATGGCGGTGCAGAACGGACGCGACCTGCTGATCAAGATGGACATGACCGGCGACGGCCAGTTCGAGACCATCGCGGGCCTGCGCGCGACCCGGCTGGGGTTCAATGCCGAGACGGTGGATGTGACGAGCCTGGAGAGCGAGGGCCGCTGGCGCGAGCTGCTGGGCGGTGCGGGCGTGCGCTCGGCCAGCATCTCGGGCTCGGGCGTGTTCCGGGACGGGACCACGGACGAGCGGGCGCGGCAGGTTTTCTTTGACGGCGAGGTGCCGCGATTCCAGGTGGTGATCCCGGATTTCGGCGTGGTCGAGGGGGCGTTCCAGATCACCTCTCTGGAATATGCGGGCAGTTACAATGGCGAGGCGACCTATGAGATTTCCATGGCCAGCGCGGGCGTCATCAGCTTCGTCGCGTTCTGATATGGTCAATCCGCTGGCGGGCGAGGTCGAGGTCGTGCTGGACGGCCGGGCGCATGTCGCCAAGTTGACCTTGGGCGCCTTGGCGGTGCTTGAGGCCGAATTGGGCGCCGAGAGCATGATCGCGCTGGTCGAGCGGTTCGAGAGCGGCCGCTTTTCCAGCCGCGACGTGCTGGCCGTCCTGGTCGCGGGCCTGCGCGGCGGCGGCTGGGCGGGCGGCATGGACGAGCTGATAGCGACCGAGTTCAAGGGCGGGCCGGTGGGCGCCGCCCATGCAGCGGCGGCGCTGCTGGCGCGGGCCTTTCGCATCGA from Paracoccus aminovorans includes:
- a CDS encoding head-tail connector protein, whose translation is MMLVELTAPAIEALPVAGLRDHLRLGTGFDMAVDAAETAALAGFLRAAIATIEARTGKVLLTRQFRLRLEEWRDPEGQPLPLAPVGSVERVEITDAAGVVVPVEGGWRLVQDTQRPMLLPVGAWLPTVPSGGFVTVTFSAGFGPWWDSVPADLAQAVLMLAARYHEDRSFEGSQGAMPFGVSALIERWRSVRVLGGRGGSRGRA
- a CDS encoding head-tail adaptor protein, with amino-acid sequence MSAPRLTVPLVVETPVREPDGMGGFRLAWQDVGQLWAEMRSGAGAERFAEVGAQSVVAWRITVRAAPAGDARRPRPEQRFRMGEGAAARRFRIEAVAEADTLGRWLVCVAKEESLA
- a CDS encoding DUF3168 domain-containing protein, giving the protein MSYAATAALQAAVYEALRGSTPLHDLVGDAIYDAMPVAAPTGTYVALGPEEVRDAGDMTAAGANHDFVVSVLSGSDEASGFGSIKAAAVAVSDALEAAEIGLSRGHLVALWFLRARARRAENGAGRRVDLTFRARIDLG
- a CDS encoding phage major tail protein, TP901-1 family — its product is MAVQNGRDLLIKMDMTGDGQFETIAGLRATRLGFNAETVDVTSLESEGRWRELLGGAGVRSASISGSGVFRDGTTDERARQVFFDGEVPRFQVVIPDFGVVEGAFQITSLEYAGSYNGEATYEISMASAGVISFVAF
- a CDS encoding gene transfer agent family protein, coding for MVNPLAGEVEVVLDGRAHVAKLTLGALAVLEAELGAESMIALVERFESGRFSSRDVLAVLVAGLRGGGWAGGMDELIATEFKGGPVGAAHAAAALLARAFRIEGT